Genomic DNA from Thermotoga petrophila RKU-1:
GACACGGTCATCTCCCTGCCAGGGATGTACTTTTGAACAATCACACTCCCATATCGTGGTAAATCTTCTTTGAGCGCGTGTTGAAACTCTTCATCCGATTCACAAATGAACACTCCTATACTTGAACCCTCCCTCCTCGGTTTTACCACACAGGGATACCCGAGGGGAGAAGTTTCCATGAATTCCCTGATCTCTATGAAATCAGGTATCTCGACGATGTCTTTTAAAAACCTGTAAGTTGCTAGTTTATCAAAGCAAATCATACTTGAAAACGCATCGGACCCGGTGTATCTAATTCCCAAAAAATCCAGAATTGCTTGAAGCGTTCCATCCTCACCAAAAGTTCCATGGAGAACATTGAAGACCACATCAAAACTTTTTAACTGATCCACTTCTTTGAGAAAATCCTCTTTAACATCAAAAACGGTGTATTCATACCCAAGTTTTTCAAGAGCTTTTTTTACCCTTTCTCCGCTTCTCAGGGA
This window encodes:
- a CDS encoding D-alanine--D-alanine ligase; this encodes MRVALLMGGVSREREISLRSGERVKKALEKLGYEYTVFDVKEDFLKEVDQLKSFDVVFNVLHGTFGEDGTLQAILDFLGIRYTGSDAFSSMICFDKLATYRFLKDIVEIPDFIEIREFMETSPLGYPCVVKPRREGSSIGVFICESDEEFQHALKEDLPRYGSVIVQKYIPGREMTVSILETEKGFEVLPILELRPKRRFYDYVAKYTKGETEFILPAPLNPSEERLVKETALKAFVEAGCRGFGRVDGIFSNGRFYFLEINTVPGLTETSDLPASAKAGGIEFEELVEIILKSAFLKGEVRA